The Cervus elaphus chromosome 9, mCerEla1.1, whole genome shotgun sequence genomic interval TTTTGTTTGTGAATTCTCGGATCGACCGGGAGGAGCTGTGCGGGCGGAGAGCAGAGTGCAGCATCCACCTGGAGGTGATCGTGGACCGGCCGCTGCAGGTGTTCCATGTGGAGGTGGAGGTGAAGGACATTAACGACAATCCTCCCGTGTTCCCAGGAACACAAAAGATTCTGTTTATGGCTGAATCCAGGCCGCTTGACTCTCGATTTCCACTAGAGGGCGCCTCTGATGCAGACATTGGCGCCAACGCTCTGCTGACTTACAGGCTGGGTCCCAATGAATATTTCTCGTTGGAAAAACCATCCGATGAGGAGCGGGTAAAACGTCTTGGGCTAGTATTAAGGAAACCTTTAGACAGAGAAGAAGCTCCGGAGATTTTTGTAGTGCTTACCGCCTCTGATGGCGGCAAACCTGAGCTGACTGGCACTGTTCAATTACTCGTCAGAGTGCTGGACGCCAACGACAACGCCCCAACTTTCGACAGAACAATCTATGAAGTGAAATTACTAGAAAACGTTCCTGACGGAACGTTGGTAATTAAACTTAACGCCTCAGATTTAGACGAAGGCTTGAATGggaatattatttattcattctcagCTGATATTTTACCCACTGTGAAATCCAAATTCTACATGGATCCAATTACTGGGGAAATTATGGTAAAGGGATATATTGATTTTGAAGAAACCAAATCCTATGAAATTCTTGTAGAGGCCATTGATAAGGGGCAGCCGCCACTTTCTGGCCATTGTACAGTTATGGTGGAAGTTGAAGACACCAATGATAATGCCCCAGTAATGGAATTCAAATTCTTGTCACTCCCAATTAGGGAAGACGCTCCACTGGGCACCGTCATCGCCTTGATAAGTGTGTCTGACCTCGACTCCAGTGTCAATGGGCAGGTGACTTGTACCCTATCGCCCCACGTCCCTTTCAGGCTGGTGTCCACCTTCAGGAACTACTATTCACTCGTTTTGGACAGCACCTTGGATCGCGAGAAAGTGTCGGTCTATAAATTGGTGGTGACCGCTCAAGACGGGGGGTCGCCTTCCTTGTTCACCACAGCCAGCGTGTCCGTGGAGGTGGCCGACGTGAACGACAACGCGCCCGCGTTCCCGCAGCCCGAGTACACCGTGTTCGTGAAGGAGAACAACCCGCCCGGCTGCCACATCTTCACCGTGTCGGCGCGAGACGCGGACGCGCAGGAGAACGCGCTGGTGTCCTACTCACTGGTGGAGCGGCGGGTGGGCGAGCGCGCGCTGTCGAGCTACGTGTCGGTGCACGCGGAGAGCGGCAAGGTGTACGCGCTGCAGCCGCTGGACCACGAGGAGCTGGAGCTGCTGCAGTTCCAGGTGAGCGCGCGCGACGCGGGCGTGCCGCCCCTGGGCAGCAACGTGACGCTGCAGGTGTTCGTGCTGGACGAGAACGACAACGCGCCTGCGCTGCTGCCGCCCGGGCCAGGCGGAGGACCCAGCGCGGTGAGCCAGGTGGTGTCGAGGTCGGTGGACGCGGGCCACGTGGTGGCGAAGGTGCGCGCGGTGGACGCGGACTCGGGCTACAACGCGTGGCTGTCGTACGAGCTGCAGCCGGCGGCGGGTGGCGCGCGCATCCCGTTCCGCGTGGGGCTGTACAGCGGCGAGATCAGCACGACGCGCGCCCTGGACGAGGCGGACGCGCCGCGCCAGCGCCTGCTGGTGCTGGTGAAGGACCACGGCGAGCCGGCGCTGACGGCCACGGCCACCGTGCTGCTGTCGCTGGAGGACAGCGGCCAGGCGCCCAAGGCCTCTTCGCGGGCGTTGTCTGGTGCAGCTGGCGCAGAGACGGCGTTAGTGGATGTGAACGTGTACCTGATCGTCGCCATCTGCGCGGTGTCCAGCCTGTTGGTGCTCACGCTGCTGCTGTACACGGCGCTGCGGTGCTCGGCGCCGCCCAGCGAGGGCGCGTGCGGGCCGGTGAAGCCCAGGCTGGTGTGCTCCAGCGCGGTGGGGAGCTGGTCTTACTCGCAGGAGAGGCGGCAGAGAGTGTGCTCTGGGGAGGGGCCGCCCAAGACCGACCTCATGGCCTTCAGTCCCAGCGTTCCGGACTCTGGGGACAGAGAGGATCAGCAGCCAGCAACTGTGGATTCTCTTTCAAAGGTTAGTTTATAAATATCCTTATTTACTCTGAAGTCTCggtattctttaattctttcaatttcttcttaattaaaaatttctCAAAACTAAATTTCTCTGAActaaatttgtttactttttctttcatccCCTTTTAAACTAAAATCTTTTAGAGTAATAGGACAACAAGGTAAtacttgttttattgtttttaatatttattattcaatGCATATTTATATAACTAGTGTTATAAATTTTGTGATTTCTatcttcatctttattttctgttgtaattaacttttagaaagcattttcttgTTATTTGCCTATAAATCATTGAAAAGTACACAGAATACTACAGCTTAATCaactatttgaaagtgaaaactgtTACCTTCACTCCAGAGGACACTCAAATGTACCTCCCAAATGTCTTTCCCCTCTTCCCCTCATATGTAGccatagttttaattttatagctgATTAATTTTTACCTGCTTCTTGAATTTTTCTAAATGGAATTGCACAAAATGTGTTGTATGTGTGCTTGTTTCTGTGTTCTTCATATTTATCATTCACTATTCTGTGGAATCATCCATATTGCCCTAAGTACTTGgagttaatttaatttattatctctaatagttttttctttctctagtatGTTTTATGGACAGGGTATGCGTTATTCTGTTGAGAATTTCACATTATTTCTCTTTGTATGTGTTTTACCTAATGCTGCCATCAATAGTTTGTAAAGTTTTCAGTGCCTATTTACAaacttttctgtattatttagCTAGGATGGAGATTAGTGGAACATAGGCTCTGTACTTATCTTCTCCTTTAATTGATCAGTTTAGTGGCTCAATcatgactctttgccaccccatggactacagcaagccagacttccctgtcctttactagctcccagagcttgctcatactgatgtccattgagttggtgatgccatccaaccatctcatcctctgtcttccccttctcctcctgccctcaatctttcccagcatcagggtcttttcaaatgagtcagccattTGCATcaggccaaactattggagtttcagcttcagcatcagtccctccaatgaatattcaggactgatttcctttagataattggtttgattggtttgatatccttgcagtccaggggactctcaagagtcttctccaacaccacagttcaaaagcatcaattctttggtgctcagctttctttatagtccaactatcacatccatacatgactactggaaaaaatcatagctttgactagatggacctttgttggcagggtaatgtctttgctttttaatatgctctccagggtggtcatagcttttcttccaaggagcaagcatcttttaatttcatggctgcagtcaccatctgcggtgattttggagcaccccaaagtaaagtctgtcactgtttctattgtttccccatctatttgccatgaagtgatgggaccagatgccatgatctttcttagttttctgaatgttgagttttaagccagctttttcactctcctctttcactttgatcaggaggctcttgagttcttctttgctttctgccataagggtggcgtcatctgcgtgtctgagtttattggtatttctcctggcaatcttgattccagcttgtacttcatccagcctggcatttcgcatgatgtactctgcatatgagttaaatgagcagggtgacaatatacaacattgacatactcctttcccaatttggaacgagtctgttgttccatgtccatttctaacttttgcttcttgacctgcatacagatttctcaggaggcaggtcaggtggtctggtattctcctctctttaagaacttttcacattttgttgtgacccacacaatcaaaggctttggcatagccaataaagcagaaatagatgtttttctggaactctcttccttttttgatgatccaatggatgttggcaatctgatctctggttcctctgccttttctatatccagcttgaacatctggaagttcatggttcacatactgttgaagcctggcttgaagaattttgagcattactttgctagtgtgggagatgagtgcaattgtatggtagtttgagcattctttggcattgcctttctttgggattggaatggaaactgacctcttccagtcctgtggctgctgctgagttttccaaatttgctggcatattgggtgcagcactttcacagcatcatcttttaggatttgaaatagctcaactggaattccatcagctccagtagctttgttcgtagtgatgcttcctaaggcccacttgactttgcactccaggatgtctgggtctaggtgagtgatcacagcattgtggttatctgggtcatgaagatcttttttgtacagttcttctgtgtattcttgccacctcttcttaatatcttctgcttctgttaggtccataccatttctgtcctttagtgtcCCCACCTTTgtatgagatgttcccttggtatcactaattgaTAATGTCAATCAATTGGTATCTTTAATTGATGTCAATTTCCCCAAATGCTTTTACCTGTTCACACTTTTGCTAGTTCTGTATGTTTCAGTTGCTCTTCATCATCTGGAAAGCTTGGCATTGTTAATTTACATTGTTGCCAGTTTGCTTGATGTGCTTATGTTTCCCAATTTATAATTGAGGTTGAGCacatttttgtattattattgGCCATTTTAATATCCCATTCTGTGCAATAACTGTTCAAATCTTCTGCCTATTTTCCTATTCTGTTATTCAGTAGAAGAAtctactgtttttaaaattaatttttggctgtactgggtcttcattggtgtACCTAGGGTTTCTCTAGGTTTGGtgaggggggctactctctagttgcagtgcatgggcttctcattgtactggcttctcttgttggagagTACAAACCCTAGAGCactagggcttcagtagttgaggtgcatgggcttatttgctctgtggcatgtagaatcttcccggaccagggatccaactcacaacccctgcattggcaggcagactctcaactctggactaccaaggaagttccttctacttctttttgaaaagttttatgtTCTGGATATGACCCCTTTCTTGATTTTCTGCATTGTTGCACactgtgacttgtcttttcattcttttgtcaTTTGGTGAATagtaattttcattttagttaatttatcattttttttatcatttagttcaatttatcattttttttattcttgattCTATTCTCTGAAGATAATTTCttgtgtcttttgttttcttgtttgcatTACATATGcaatcaattttaattttttgtctttgctgagacccaaggatcaagcttAACTTTTGCCAAACATGTTCATCTGAGGcaagaccattaaaaaaaaatttagttccaTAGTTGTTCCTTAAATAATCATAgtcttcttgcttttgtttttctaatcAATTTGATTGTTTTTTCCATTAATGTCATGCTGTCTCTTTAATTTCAACCTAGATTTGTATATTAATTCCATAAAAACAACTTGGTGAGCTATTGATTTGGATTGCATTGTATCTATTGTGATAATATATAATTATCCTGATAATTTTGTCAGGAT includes:
- the LOC122700233 gene encoding protocadherin alpha-4 isoform X10 gives rise to the protein MEFSWGTGQEYRRLLLSILFLAAWKAGSGQVRYSVLEEAKHGTFVGRIAQDLGLELAELVPRLFRVSSKGRGDLLEVNLQSGILFVNSRIDREELCGRRAECSIHLEVIVDRPLQVFHVEVEVKDINDNPPVFPGTQKILFMAESRPLDSRFPLEGASDADIGANALLTYRLGPNEYFSLEKPSDEERVKRLGLVLRKPLDREEAPEIFVVLTASDGGKPELTGTVQLLVRVLDANDNAPTFDRTIYEVKLLENVPDGTLVIKLNASDLDEGLNGNIIYSFSADILPTVKSKFYMDPITGEIMVKGYIDFEETKSYEILVEAIDKGQPPLSGHCTVMVEVEDTNDNAPVMEFKFLSLPIREDAPLGTVIALISVSDLDSSVNGQVTCTLSPHVPFRLVSTFRNYYSLVLDSTLDREKVSVYKLVVTAQDGGSPSLFTTASVSVEVADVNDNAPAFPQPEYTVFVKENNPPGCHIFTVSARDADAQENALVSYSLVERRVGERALSSYVSVHAESGKVYALQPLDHEELELLQFQVSARDAGVPPLGSNVTLQVFVLDENDNAPALLPPGPGGGPSAVSQVVSRSVDAGHVVAKVRAVDADSGYNAWLSYELQPAAGGARIPFRVGLYSGEISTTRALDEADAPRQRLLVLVKDHGEPALTATATVLLSLEDSGQAPKASSRALSGAAGAETALVDVNVYLIVAICAVSSLLVLTLLLYTALRCSAPPSEGACGPVKPRLVCSSAVGSWSYSQERRQRVCSGEGPPKTDLMAFSPSVPDSGDREDQQPATVDSLSKPRQPNPDWRYSASLRAGMHSSVHLEEAGILRAGPGGPDQQWPTVSSATPEPEAGEVSPPVGAGVNSNSWTFKYGPGNPKQSGPGELPDKFIIPGSPAIISIRQEPTNSQIDKSDFITFGKKEETKKKKKKKKGNKTQEKKEKGNSTTDNSDQ